Proteins from a genomic interval of Nerophis lumbriciformis linkage group LG01, RoL_Nlum_v2.1, whole genome shotgun sequence:
- the kcna10a gene encoding potassium voltage-gated channel subfamily A member 10, with product MDMALVDFGSLDDLEVGLDDEVDSDADETTALTLDVPPDHNIPGGNYLLRTPQFSAPPSHPSPVPSCMWDSTSSTPLPFIQTLEVLHSPMLSPSLEGRSSRASMISNWKLLLSSEGTKESETIFSQLAKECCEDLFVDKRGLDDGEQKVIINIAGLRFETQLKTLDQFPDTLLGDPQKRMNYFDPMRNEYFFDRNRPSFDGILYYYQSGGKVRRPANVPLDVFTDEIIFYELGNEAMEQFREEEGFIKDVEIPLPNNDIYRQFWLLFEYPESSNAARGVALVSVLVIVISIIIFCVETLPEFRDDTDVVVSTTTKPVNLSRAYTSMVTPSFLPTIFSDPFFIIETACIAWFFFELLIRFLVCPSKRDFFHNLMNIIDIISIIPYFVTVVTELVTKPEESSGQNMSLAILRIIRLVRVFRIFKLSRHSKGLQILGQTLKASMRELGLLIFFLFIGVILFSSAIYFAEVDEPNTQFVSIPDGFWWAVVTMTTVGYGDMCPITLGGKMVGTLCAIAGVLTIALPVPVIVSNFNYFYHRENEAEDKLSLTDAVGEAMRAQMGTKQGSNNSLNKANGI from the coding sequence GACCACAACATCCCAGGCGGAAACTACCTTCTGCGTACACCACAATTTTCCGCCCCGCCATCCCACCCGAGTCCTGTTCCCTCATGTATGTGGGATTCCACCTCGTCGACACCCCTCCCATTTATACAAACACTGGAAGTACTCCATTCCCCGATGCTAAGTCCGAGCTTAGAGGGAAGAAGTAGTCGTGCCAGTATGATCTCCAATTGGAAGTTGCTGCTAAGCAGTGAGGGCACCAAGGAAAGTGAGACCATCTTCAGCCAACTTGCTAAGGAGTGCTGTGAGGACCTTTTTGTCGATAAAAGAGGGCTGGACGACGGAGAGCAGaaagttattattaatattgccgGTCTTCGCTTTGAGACACAGCTAAAAACATTAGACCAGTTTCCTGATACGCTTCTCGGAGACCCTCAGAAGAGAATGAACTACTTTGATCCAATGAGGAACGAGTATTTCTTTGATCGGAACCGACCCAGTTTTGATGGGATCTTGTATTACTACCAGTCCGGGGGTAAGGTCAGACGTCCTGCAAACGTGCCTCTGGATGTATTTACAGATGAAATCATATTTTATGAGCTTGGAAATGAAGCCATGGAGCAGTTTAGAGAAGAAGAAGGATTCATTAAGGATGTTGAGATCCCACTGCCTAATAATGATATCTATAGACAATTCTGGCTGTTGTTTGAGTATCCAGAAAGCTCCAATGCAGCCCGGGGTGTTGCATTGGTCTCCGTACTGGTTATAGTTATATCCATCATTATTTTCTGCGTGGAAACACTGCCAGAATTCAGAGATGACACTGACGTTGTCGTGTCCACGACTACAAAGCCAGTCAACCTATCCAGAGCTTACACTTCTATGGTGACGCCTAGTTTCTTACCCACTATTTTCTCGGACCCATTTTTCATTATTGAGACTGCCTGCATTGCCTGGTTCTTCTTTGAACTACTTATAAGATTTTTGGTCTGTCCAAGCAAAAGAGATTTTTTCCACAATCTCATGAACATTATTGATATCATATCCATCATTCCGTATTTTGTCACTGTGGTGACAGAGCTGGTCACAAAGCCAGAAGAGAGTTCTGGACAGAATATGTCGTTGGCCATTCTACGGATTATCCGTTTGGTCAGAGTCTTTCGTATTTTCAAACTCTCGCGCCACTCCAAGGGTTTGCAGATTCTGGGACAGACCCTCAAGGCTAGCATGCGTGAACTTGgcttactcatcttcttcctcttTATTGGAGTCATCCTTTTCTCCAGCGCTATCTACTTTGCTGAAGTAGATGAGCCTAACACACAGTTTGTCAGCATACCGGATGGATTTTGGTGGGCAGTGGTAACTATGACTACTGTAGGCTACGGGGACATGTGCCCTATCACCCTGGGGGGTAAAATGGTCGGTACCTTGTGCGCCATTGCTGGTGTACTGACCATCGCTCTACCTGTTCCTGTAATTGTCTCCAATTTCAACTATTTTTATCACAGAGAGAATGAAGCAGAAGACAAGCTGTCCTTGACAGATGCTGTTGGGGAAGCCATGAGGGCTCAAATGGGTACAAAACAAGGGAGTAACAATTCACTCAATAAGGCCAATGGTATCTGA